The following are from one region of the Mesotoga infera genome:
- a CDS encoding iron ABC transporter substrate-binding protein, translating to MVKLKAEGADITITVPEEGTGFEIASMSLIKNGPDPVNAKKLYDWILTEEAQAIIAGWYVIPVSRIAPKHPLSFSMEEIKTVHQDYVWDAENKERLLDRWTDEIGGGAN from the coding sequence ATGGTTAAGCTGAAGGCCGAAGGTGCCGATATTACTATTACCGTTCCCGAAGAAGGTACGGGCTTCGAGATCGCGTCTATGTCTCTGATAAAGAATGGACCTGACCCAGTCAATGCGAAGAAGTTGTATGACTGGATACTGACCGAAGAGGCACAGGCAATCATTGCAGGCTGGTACGTAATACCTGTTTCGAGAATTGCTCCGAAGCATCCGCTCTCTTTCAGTATGGAAGAAATCAAGACAGTTCACCAGGATTATGTCTGGGATGCTGAGAATAAGGAGAGACTACTCGACCGCTGGACAGATGAAATCGGAGGCGGTGCAAACTAG